A window of Candidatus Zixiibacteriota bacterium contains these coding sequences:
- a CDS encoding class I SAM-dependent methyltransferase: MTTEITRQNEIYGTFSQRFPQLYDRSGRVQKALKIVAVIRDFAGHDGSTLRVLDVGGAAGVMTEVFADSFAEVVELDIDHVAVERGKANCDRRNVKWICGDGAHLPFADESFDCVICNHVYEHLDDQAGLAREISRVLKPNGFCYWSAGSRFTLVEGHYKLPFLSWLPNRAANWYMRLAGRQGNYDVTLRSYPKLKKLLREFTFHDYTIPILKHPEKFAADDLRAQSGWAFRVPTFIYKLAYPILPIWIWVLTKKSA, encoded by the coding sequence GTGACAACTGAGATCACGCGCCAGAACGAAATCTACGGCACGTTTTCCCAGCGCTTTCCCCAGCTCTACGATCGCTCGGGGCGCGTACAAAAGGCGCTCAAGATTGTGGCCGTGATTCGTGATTTTGCCGGCCATGACGGCTCGACGCTGAGAGTGCTTGATGTCGGCGGCGCCGCCGGCGTCATGACGGAGGTCTTTGCCGACAGCTTCGCCGAGGTCGTGGAGTTGGACATCGACCACGTCGCGGTCGAGCGCGGCAAGGCCAATTGCGATCGCCGCAATGTCAAGTGGATCTGCGGCGATGGCGCACACTTGCCGTTTGCGGATGAGTCGTTCGACTGCGTGATCTGCAATCATGTTTACGAGCATCTGGATGACCAGGCGGGGCTGGCGCGGGAAATCAGCCGCGTGCTCAAGCCGAACGGGTTCTGTTATTGGAGCGCGGGATCGCGCTTCACGCTGGTTGAGGGGCACTACAAGCTGCCGTTTCTTTCGTGGTTGCCGAATCGTGCTGCCAACTGGTACATGCGGCTGGCCGGCCGCCAGGGCAACTATGATGTTACCTTGCGCTCCTATCCCAAGTTGAAGAAGCTGCTGCGCGAATTTACTTTTCACGACTACACGATTCCGATCCTCAAGCACCCGGAAAAGTTCGCCGCCGACGACCTGCGTGCGCAGAGCGGCTGGGCGTTTCGGGTGCCGACGTTCATCTACAAGCTCGCTTACCCGATTCTGCCGATCTGGATTTGGGTTTTGACCAAGAAATCTGCGTGA
- a CDS encoding class I SAM-dependent methyltransferase, with product MPTTDKQHYYDRYWEQQDRIRVAQRAEWRSRRLYDLVGFRYNSLLDIGAGQGELLQYFKNAGYRVEGWDISPEAVRTMKEAGYSARVVDLERDEFEGHFSLVVCFEVLQQIEDPLAVLRKADKVLLPNGRLAISVPNEFHIVRRLGFGKPLVEHVQLFSPRKARELAKLAGYVFEAEIYQPLVPPRWGHMLNKLGRLLAKVAPSFFCLSTMLLLRRKGDN from the coding sequence ATGCCAACCACCGATAAGCAGCACTACTACGACCGCTACTGGGAGCAACAGGATCGCATCCGTGTTGCCCAGCGTGCCGAATGGCGTTCGCGCCGGCTTTACGATTTGGTCGGCTTCCGCTACAATTCGCTGCTCGACATCGGCGCGGGCCAGGGCGAATTGTTGCAGTACTTCAAGAACGCCGGGTATCGTGTCGAGGGGTGGGATATCTCGCCCGAAGCCGTGCGCACCATGAAGGAAGCCGGGTACTCCGCCAGAGTCGTCGATCTGGAGCGCGACGAATTCGAAGGACACTTCAGTCTGGTCGTATGCTTCGAGGTGCTGCAACAGATTGAGGACCCGCTCGCGGTCCTGCGCAAGGCCGACAAGGTATTGCTTCCGAACGGTCGCCTGGCGATCTCGGTGCCGAACGAGTTTCACATCGTACGGCGGCTGGGCTTCGGCAAACCGCTGGTCGAACACGTTCAGTTGTTCTCGCCGCGCAAAGCGCGCGAACTGGCAAAGCTGGCCGGCTATGTCTTCGAAGCTGAGATCTATCAACCGCTGGTGCCGCCACGCTGGGGGCACATGCTGAACAAGCTCGGACGACTGCTGGCCAAGGTTGCGCCGTCATTTTTTTGTTTATCAACGATGTTGCTTCTCAGGAGAAAAGGTGACAACTGA